From a single Saccharomyces kudriavzevii IFO 1802 strain IFO1802 genome assembly, chromosome: 15 genomic region:
- the SKDI15G4800 gene encoding uncharacterized protein, with the protein MDKTAEKHIKIKNTKIRTLFDSGSPTSFIQRDTVKLLNLPIHDTPPLRFRGFISTESATTSEAVTLDLTVDNLQINVAAYVLDKMDYQLLIGNPILRRYPKLLYTILNTKQCTSAQKPKAYHPENINYVKVKCAGNRGNSRTKTLSFAPTTPDATDLKSAGNRGDSRTNTLSFAPTIPDATDPLTTLDNPGSIHNTFAQFQIPEEAMILEEDERYFNVVSTIHNVEPKAIDHSDKEPFSTLPAWLQQKYTEIIRNDLPARCMNIDNAPVKHDIEIKPDARLPRLQPYHVTEKNERIINKIVQELLDNRFIVPSKSPCSSPVVLVPKKDDTFRLCVDYRALNKATISDPFPLPRIDNLLSRIGNAQIFTTLDLHSGYHQIPMEPKDRYKTAFVTPSGKYEYTVMPFGLVNAPSTFARYMADIFRDLRFVNVYLDDILIFSESQEEHWKHLDTVLGRLKDENLIVKRKKCQFASKQIEFLGYSIGIQRIAPLQHKCAAIRDFPTPKTVKQAQRFLGMINYYRRFIPECSKIAQPIQLFICDKSQWTEEQDKAIEKLKTALCSSPVLIPFDSKATYRLTTDASKDGIGAVLEEINTKNKLIGVVGYFSKTLEGAQKNYPAGELELLGIIKALHHFRYMLHGKHFTLRTDHISLLSLQNKNEPARRVQRWLDDLATYEFTLEYLAGPKNVVADAISRAVYTTFPETPDPINPESWKTEYKSDPLCSATLIHLNELTQHNVKPEDMSAFHSYRKKFQLSETFRKNYSIVDEIIYYRDRLVVPVKQQNEVIKLYHDHTLFGGHFGVTVTFGKIAPIYYWPKLQHSITQYIRTCVQCQLTKSHRPRSQGLLQPLPVAEGRWLNISMDFVTGLPLTTNDLNMILVVVDRFSKRAHFIATRKTADASQLINTLFRYIFSYHGFPKTITSDRDIRITAEKYQELTKRLGIKSTMSSANHPQTDGQSERTIQTLNRLLRAYASTNTRNWHTYLPQIEFVYNSTPTRTLGKSPFEIDLGYTPNAPTIKTDCEINARSFTAVELARHLKAITIQTKERLESAQIEMETNNNQRRKTLLLNIGDHVLVHRDAYFKKGAYMKVQPIYVGPFRVVKKINDNAYELDLDSHKRKHRVINVQYLKKFVYRPDAYPKNKPISSVERINRANEVIAVIGIDTTHKAYLCRMQDVDPTISVEYSEAEFYQIPEEIRKSILANFRQLYETQDNSEREEDVVSQNEIPQHY; encoded by the coding sequence ATGGACAAGACTGCCGAAAAacacataaaaataaaaaacacgAAAATAAGAACCCTGTTTGATAGTGGATCACCCACATCATTTATACAAAGAGATACCGTAAAACTCCTGAATCTGCCAATCCACGATACTCCGCCGCTCCGCTTTAGAGGATTCATATCTACCGAATCTGCCACGACCTCAGAAGCAGTTACTCTCGACCTTACAGTCGACAATCTGCAAATCAATGTAGCCGCATATGTACTCGATAAAATGGACTACCAACTCCTAATCGGAAATCCAATTCTACGCCGCTACCCGAAACTCCTGTACACAATCCTGAACACTAAGCAGTGTACTTCCGCCCAGAAGCCCAAGGCTTATCATCCCGAAAACATTAACTATGTGAAAGTTAAATGCGCTGGTAATCGTGGTAACTCCAGAACCAAGACACTGTCCTTTGCCCCCACTACTCCTGACGCAACTGACCTGAAATCCGCTGGTAATCGTGGCGACTCCAGAACTAACACCCTGTCTTTTGCCCCCACTATTCCTGACGCAACTGACCCGCTTACAACACTTGACAATCCAGGTAGTATTCACAATACATTTGCACAATTCCAGATACCTGAAGAAGCGATGATCCTagaagaggatgaaagATACTTCAACGTTGTTTCAACCATCCATAACGTCGAACCTAAAGCTATTGATCACAGCGATAAGGAACCATTTTCCACGTTGCCGGCTTGGTTACAACAGAAGTATACAGAGATTATACGTAATGATCTCCCAGCAAGATGTATGAACATCGACAACGCTCCCGTAAAACACGACATTGAAATTAAACCTGATGCACGACTACCTCGACTACAACCATATCACGTCACCGAAAAGAACGAACGAATAATCAACAAGATCGTTCAAGAACTGCTCGACAACAGATTCATTGTCCCCTCGAAATCTCCATGCAGTTCCCCCGTTGTCCTCGTCCCGAAGAAGGATGATACCTTCCGACTCTGTGTCGACTACCGTGCCCTGAACAAGGCAACTATCTCCGACCCATTTCCATTACCCAGAATCGACAACCTATTAAGCCGTATTGGGAATGCCCAAATATTCACCACGCTAGATTTGCACAGTGGTTATCACCAGATTCCAATGGAACCAAAAGACCGCTACAAAACCGCTTTTGTCACCCCGTCCGGTAAATATGAATACACTGTCATGCCATTTGGTCTAGTCAATGCACCTAGCACCTTTGCAAGATACATGGCCGACATTTTCAGAGACTTGAGATTTGTCAATGTCTATCTTGATGACATATTAATCTTCTCTGAATCCCAAGAAGAACATTGGAAACACTTAGATACAGTTCTTGGAAGACTAAAGGACGAAAACCTTATTgttaaaaggaaaaaatgtcaaTTTGCATCAaaacaaattgaattcCTAGGCTATAGTATTGGAATCCAGAGAATAGCCCCACTGCAACACAAATGTGCAGCAATCCGAGACTTCCCGACCCCGAAAACAGTAAAACAAGCACAACGATTTTTAGGAATGATTAATTACTACAGACGATTCATTCCAGAATGTTCTAAGATAGCACAACCCATTCAACTGTTTATTTGTGACAAAAGTCAATGGacagaagaacaagacaAAGCAATCGAGAAGCTGAAAACCGCCCTATGTAGTTCCCCTGTTTTGATACCATTCGATAGCAAAGCAACTTACCGATTAACCACAGACGCCTCAAAAGATGGTATTGGTGCTGTTCtagaagaaatcaatacaaaaaacaaacttatTGGTGTCGTCGGTTATTTCTCTAAGACCTTAGAAGGCGCTCAGAAGAATTATCCCGCAGGCGAATTAGAACTACTTGGAATTATTAAAGCACTCCACCACTTCCGATATATGCTTCACGGTAAGCATTTTACATTGAGAACAGACCACATCAGCTTACTGTCACTACAGAATAAAAACGAACCCGCACGACGCGTACAACGATGGTTAGACGACCTAGCCACCTATGAATTTACCTTAGAATACCTAGCAGGACCCAAGAATGTCGTTGCCGATGCCATATCCCGTGCCGTATACACCACATTTCCAGAAACACCCGATCCTATCAACCCAGAAAGCTGGAAAACTGAATATAAATCAGACCCATTGTGTAGTGCTACGTTAATTCATCTGAATGAACTGACGCAACACAATGTCAAACCGGAGGATATGTCAGCCTTCCATAGCTACcgaaagaaatttcaattatCCGAGACCTTCCGTAAGAACTACTCCATCGTAGACGAAATAATCTACTATCGAGACCGATTAGTAGTCCCGGTAAAACAACAGAACGAAGTCATAAAACTGTATCACGATCATACTTTATTCGGAGGCCATTTTGGTGTAACTGTAACATTTGGAAAGATTGCTCCAATTTATTACTGGCCGAAATTGCAACATTCAATTACACAATACATCCGTACCTGCGTACAATGTCAACTCACAAAATCACATCGACCACGTTCACAAGGACTATTGCAACCGCTTCCCGTAGCAGAAGGAAGATGGCTTAATATATCAATGGATTTTGTGACTGGACTACCCTTAACAACAAACGATTTGAATATGATCCTCGTTGTTGTCGACCGCTTCTCGAAACGCGCTCACTTCATAGctacaagaaaaacagcAGACGCATCACAGCTAATAAATACGCTATTCCGCTATATCTTTTCATATCATGGTTTCCCGAAAACAATAACCAGTGATAGAGACATCCGTATAACCgcagaaaaatatcaagaacttACAAAAAGATTAGGGATAAAATCGACAATGTCTTCTGCAAACCACCCCCAAACAGATGGACAATCCGAAAGAACGATTCAAACATTGAACCGATTGCTAAGAGCTTATGCCTCCACCAATACCCGGAACTGGCACACCTACTTACCAcaaattgaatttgtcTATAACTCCACACCGACCAGAACACTTGGAAAGTCACCATTCGAAATTGATTTAGGATATACTCCCAATGCACCTACCATTAAAACGGATTGCGAAATCAATGCAAGAAGTTTTACCGCCGTAGAACTGGCCCGACACCTCAAAGCTATTACGATCCAAACAAAAGAACGACTAGAGTCTGCTCAGATTGAAATGGAAACTAATAACAACCAAAGACGTAAAACTTTGTTATTGAACATAGGAGATCACGTACTAGTGCATAGAGATgcatatttcaagaaaggaGCATATATGAAGGTACAACCTATATATGTTGGACCATTTCGAGTtgtcaagaaaataaatgataACGCTTACGAACTCGACTTGGATTCACACAAGAGAAAACATAGAGTTATTAACGTACAATActtaaagaaatttgtaTACCGACCCGACGCATATCCAAAGAATAAACCAATCAGTTCCGTTGAAAGAATCAACAGAGCCAATGAAGTCATTGCAGTTATAGGGATAGATACCACACACAAAGCATACTTATGTCGTATGCAGGATGTGGACCCGACAATCTCAGTAGAATATTCAGAAGCTGAATTCTACCAAATCCCAGAGGAAATACGAAAGTCAATATTAGCCAATTTTAGACAATTGTACGAGACTCAAGACAACTCCGAGAGAGAGGAAGATGTTGTATCTCAAAATGAGATACCTCAGCATTACTAG
- the SKDI15G4810 gene encoding uncharacterized protein: MTYADGSVEVSLYFYPDLLANANSIYSKDYTEQYTQIPFIASLKYSVYPVHPEHRLIVQYDWDDVWAQTSSRMGDMMDYSCNDMASVDMND; the protein is encoded by the coding sequence ATGACGTACGCTGACGGCAGCGTTGAGGTCTCTCTATACTTCTATCCGGATTTACTGGCGAATGCCAACTCCATTTATAGCAAAGATTACACTGAGCAATACACTCAAATCCCATTCATAGCTAGTTTGAAATACAGCGTATATCCAGTTCATCCAGAACACCGTTTAATTGTCCAGTATGATTGGGATGATGTTTGGGCGCAGACGTCATCAAGGATGGGTGATATGATGGATTACTCCTGCAATGATATGGCTTCAGTGGATATGAACGACTAA
- the REV1 gene encoding deoxycytidyl transferase (similar to Saccharomyces cerevisiae REV1 (YOR346W); ancestral locus Anc_7.46) gives MGEYDGLVDLLDSDLEYSVKDGTPDGNNCFTQSSFNDSHLTSRNGDLNARSFLSTLSDDSLIEYVNQLSQTNKNNYNLTAGASRFSTIKVDCDDLHTDLSSSEDSPIAHSVVEVQESDNNSDDIKKNTVYTREIYFRDKAQGQSVQDQMLREQYKDRISSQNKKIFKNCVIYINGYTKPGRLQLHEMIVLHGGKFLHYLSAKKTITHIVASSLPLKKRIEFANYKVVSPDWITDSIREGRLMPWKIYSLTAKLDEQQKKLDNCKTVKSMPFSLKSSQDKTPTDIRSALLPVEPPPLTDLHSLESKKIVDCNDPNFLTSYFAHSRLHHLSVWKANLRDKFLNENINNYTKITKKDTYTIFHIDFDCFFATVAYLCRSACFSACDFKKDPVVVCHGTKNSDIASCNYVARSFGIRNGMWVSQAEKMLPNGIKLISLPYNFEEFQLKSEAFYNTLKELNVFNLILPISIDEAVCVKVISNDAHNSRTLNSILCEEIRHEVFQKTSGCTVSIGCSDSLVLARLALKMSKPNGHSITFKSDISEKFWSNFKLDDLPGVGRSILSKLESTFDSPPSLNALRKRYTLDSLKASVGSKLGMKIHLALQGQDDEESLKILYDPKEVLQRKSLSIDINWGIRFENITQVDLFIERGCQYLLRKLNEISKTASQITLKLMKRCKDAPIEPSKYMGMGRCDPFSRSSRLGIPTNEFGIIVTEMKSLYRSLGCPPKELRGIALQFNKLIDADSGKNQLKLRLPFKTIVTNRAFEDLPEDVKTDINNEFDRRNYLRNESGSASNLLSPKKNRFAFLRTSNTNDLPSTMEEQFMSELPTQVRAEVRHDLRIQKKIRRTKLGNLHEKIKRREENLQNEKNHFVGHNSIFKPIKFQNLTRFKEICKLVTLWVAETLGDGGPHEKDVKLFVKYLIKLCDSNRVHLVLHLSNLISRELHIRASSNQDHSGFQTWERILLNDVIPLLNRNKHTFQTVRKLDMDFEV, from the coding sequence ATGGGTGAATATGATGGTCTTGTAGATTTATTGGATAGTGATTTGGAATATTCTGTGAAGGATGGAACTCCTGATGGAAATAATTGCTTTACTCAGTCAAGTTTTAATGATTCGCACCTAACGTCAAGAAATGGCGACTTGAATGCGAGGTCCTTTCTGTCTACGTTAAGTGATGATTCCTTAATTGAATATGTCAATCAGCTGTCCCAAACCAATAAGAACAACTACAATTTAACTGCAGGAGCCTCAAGATTTTCTACTATAAAGGTTGACTGTGATGATTTGCACACTGACCTTAGCAGTAGCGAAGATTCACCCATTGCTCATAGCGTTGTTGAAGTTCAAGAAAGTGATAACAATAGTGATgacattaaaaaaaatactgtgTATACTAGAGAGATTTATTTCCGAGACAAGGCCCAAGGACAGAGTGTACAAGATCAAATGCTAAGAGAACAATATAAAGATCGAATTTCCAGccagaacaagaaaatattcaagaacTGCGTCATCTATATAAATGGTTACACAAAACCTGGCAGGCTGCAACTACATGAAATGATAGTTTTACATGGTGGAAAGTTTTTGCACTACTTGTctgcaaagaaaacaattaCTCATATAGTGGCTTCCAGTTTAccattaaaaaaaaggattgAATTTGCAAATTACAAAGTAGTTAGTCCGGATTGGATAACAGATAGTATTAGGGAAGGAAGGTTGATGCCCTGGAAAATTTACTCCTTGACAGCCAAACTTGATGagcaacaaaaaaagttggaTAATTGTAAAACGGTAAAATCCATGCCGTTCTCGCTAAAATCCAGCCAGGATAAAACACCTACAGATATACGCTCGGCATTGCTACCAGTAGAACCGCCACCATTGACAGACCTTCATAGTttagaatcaaaaaagatagTAGACTGTAATGATCCGAACTTTCTTACTTCTTACTTTGCTCATTCGAGGCTACATCATCTTTCTGTATGGAAAGCCAATCTGAGGGATAAATTTCTGAATGAGAACATTAATAATTACACCAAGATTACAAAAAAGGACACCTATACTATATTCCacattgattttgattgtttttttgcaaCTGTTGCGTATCTATGTAGAAGTGCTTGTTTCTCCGCATGCgacttcaaaaaagatCCTGTAGTGGTGTGCCATGGTACTAAAAATTCAGATATAGCTAGTTGTAATTATGTGGCAAGGTCTTTCGGAATTAGGAATGGTATGTGGGTTTCTCAAGCAGAAAAAATGTTGCCAAATGGAATCAAACTAATATCATTGCCGTACAATTTTGAGGAATTTCAATTAAAATCTGAAGCGTTCTACAATACTCTGAAGGAGTTGAACGTATTCAATTTAATATTACCCATTTCCATTGACGAAGCTGTTTGTGTCAAAGTAATCTCAAATGATGCTCATAATAGTAGGACTTTAAATTCGATTCTATGCGAGGAAATACGCCATGAAGTGTTTCAGAAGACCAGTGGTTGCACGGTAAGTATTGGATGTTCTGATTCTCTAGTGCTAGCAAGACTAGCTCTGAAAATGTCGAAACCGAATGGTCACAGTATTACGTTCAAAAGTGATatatctgaaaaattttggtcCAATTTCAAGCTAGATGATTTACCTGGGGTCGGCCGTTctattctttcaaaattagaaTCAACGTTCGACAGTCCACCCTCTTTGAATGCTTTAAGGAAACGATATACTTTAGATAGTTTGAAGGCAAGCGTAGGCTCCAAGTTGGGCATGAAAATTCATCTTGCACTACAGGGCcaagatgatgaggaaagCCTAAAGATACTATATGATCCCAAAGAAGTTTTGCAAAGGAAATCATTATCAATAGATATCAATTGGGGCATCAGGTTTGAAAATATAACTCAAGTAGATTTATTCATAGAAAGAGGATGTCAATATCTCCTGAGGAAATTAAACGAAATTAGCAAAACTGCGTCTCAAATCACATTAAAACTCATGAAAAGGTGTAAAGATGCTCCTATTGAACCTTCTAAATACATGGGTATGGGAAGATGTGACCCGTTCAGTCGTAGCAGCAGACTAGGTATTCCAACGAATGAGTTTGGGATTATTGTTACCGAGATGAAAAGTTTGTATCGAAGTTTAGGCTGTCCCCCGAAGGAATTAAGAGGCATAGCTTTACAATTCAACAAATTAATCGATGCAGATTCGGGGAAAAACCAGCTAAAACTGAGATTGCCATTCAAAACAATAGTGACGAACAGAGCATTCGAGGACTTACCAGAAGATGTAAAAACTGACATTAACAACGAGTTTGATAGGAGAAATTACTTGAGAAATGAATCTGGATCAGCTTCAAACTTGCTGAGccccaaaaaaaatagatttGCATTTTTGAGAACATCGAACACAAACGACTTGCCCAGCACTATGGAAGAACAATTCATGAGTGAACTACCCACTCAAGTTCGAGCAGAAGTAAGGCACGACTTAAGgattcagaaaaaaatccgACGAACGAAGTTGGGAAACTTACacgaaaaaattaaaagaagagaagaaaacttgCAAAACGAGAAAAATCATTTCGTGGGTCATAATAGTATTTTCAAACCAATCAAGTTCCAGAACCTGACCCGATTCAAAGAGATTTGTAAGTTAGTGACGCTATGGGTCGCCGAAACCTTGGGTGATGGGGGCCCACACGAGAAAGATGTTAAATTATTTGTGAAATATTTAATTAAACTTTGTGATTCCAATAGAGTTCATCTGGTTCTTCACTTATCGAATCTAATATCAAGAGAGTTGCATATTCGTGCCTCTTCAAACCAGGACCATTCCGGTTTCCAAACGTGGGAAAGAATCTTACTCAATGACGTAATTCCACTTTTAAACAGAAACAAGCATACATTCCAAACTGTGCGTAAGCTTGACATGGACTTCGaagtataa
- the PYK2 gene encoding pyruvate kinase PYK2 (similar to Saccharomyces cerevisiae CDC19 (YAL038W) and PYK2 (YOR347C); ancestral locus Anc_7.45) produces MPESRLQRLANLKIGTPQQLRRTSIIGTIGPKTNSCEAITALRKAGLNIIRLNFSHGSREFHQSVIENAMKSEQQFPGRPLAIALDTKGPEIRTGRTSNDQDFHIPIDHQMIFTTDAKFENNSNDKIMYIDYAHLTKVIVPGKFIYVDDGILSFKVLQIIDESNLRVQAVNSGYISSRKGVNLPNTAVDLPPLSSKDMDDLRFGVRNGINMVFASFIRTPEDVLTIRKALGLEGQDIKIISKIENQQGLDNFDEILQVTDGVMIARGDLGIEILAPEVLAIQKKLIAKCNLAGKPVICATQMLESMTYNPRPTRAEVSDVGNAVLDGADCVMLSGETAKGDYPVNAVNTMAATALIAESTIAHLALYDDLRDATPKPTSTTETVAAAATAAILEQDGKAIVVLSTTGNTARLLSKYRPSCPIILVTRHARTARIAHLYRGVFPFVYEPKRLDDWAEDVHRRLKFGVEMARSFGMVENGDTVVSIQGFRGGVGHSNTLRVSTVGEEF; encoded by the coding sequence ATGCCAGAATCAAGACTGCAAAGACTAGCTAACTTGAAAATAGGGACCCCGCAGCAACTTAGACGGACCTCCATCATAGGTACCATTGGGCCCAAGACAAATAGCTGCGAGGCAATCACTGCACTGAGAAAAGCTGGCTTGAACATTATCCGGCTGAATTTCTCCCATGGCTCCCGCGAATTCCACCAATCCGTGATCGAAAATGCTATGAAATCAGAACAGCAGTTCCCCGGAAGGCCGCTTGCCATTGCCCTCGATACCAAGGGTCCTGAGATCAGAACAGGCCGCACCTCAAACGACCAGGACTTCCACATCCCCATAGACCATCAAATGATCTTCACCACTGACGCAAAGTTCGAAAACAATTCCAATGATAAAATCATGTATATAGACTACGCCCACCTGACAAAAGTAATTGTCCCCGGGAAATTCATTTACGTTGATGATGGAATTCTCTCTTTCAAGGTCCTTCAGATCATTGATGAATCTAATTTAAGGGTTCAGGCGGTAAACTCGGGTTATATCTCATCTCGTAAAGGTGTAAATTTACCCAACACTGCCGTCGATTTGCCTCCTCTATCTTCAAAGGACATGGACGACTTGCGATTCGGCGTCCGCAACGGGATTAATATGGTGTTTGCCTCTTTTATAAGGACTCCCGAAGACGTCTTGACTATTAGGAAAGCCTTAGGCCTTGAAGGGCAAGATATTAAAATCATCTCCAAGATCGAAAATCAACAGGGCCTAGATAACTTCGATGAAATCCTGCAAGTGACAGATGGTGTCATGATAGCAAGGGGCGATTTGGGCATAGAGATACTGGCACCTGAAGTGTTGgccattcaaaaaaaacttaTCGCAAAATGTAATTTGGCGGGCAAACCTGTCATTTGCGCAACTCAAATGCTAGAATCCATGACCTACAACCCAAGACCCACAAGGGCTGAAGTCTCGGATGTGGGAAATGCTGTGCTGGATGGCGCTGATTGTGTTATGCTGTCTGGAGAGACGGCAAAGGGTGATTATCCAGTGAATGCAGTTAATACTATGGCGGCTACGGCTCTGATTGCTGAAAGCACCATTGCACATTTAGCTCTTTATGACGATCTTAGAGACGCCACTCCCAAACCTACTTCCACTACTGAAACGGTGGCTGCCGCAGCCACAGCAGCAATATTGGAGCAAGATGGTAAAGCCATTGTTGTATTATCCACTACGGGGAACACGGCAAGACTATTGTCCAAGTATAGACCAAGCTGTCCCATTATACTGGTAACAAGACATGCAAGAACGGCAAGAATTGCACATTTGTATAGAGGCGTTTTCCCGTTTGTTTATGAGCCAAAACGCCTAGACGATTGGGCCGAGGACGTTCACAGACGCCTAAAGTTTGGCGTTGAAATGGCGAGGTCTTTTGGAATGGTTGAAAATGGTGATACCGTTGTTTCCATCCAAGGCTTCAGAGGCGGCGTCGGTCATTCAAATACCCTACGTGTTTCTACTGTTGGTGAAGAATTTTAG